A stretch of DNA from Paenibacillus sp. FSL W8-0186:
ATAAATTTCCTGCGGCGTGCCGACCTGCTCGATTTGGCCGTCCTTCATGACGACGATCCGGTCAGCCATGGACAAAGCCTCTCCCTGGTCATGCGTCACATAAACGATCGCAGAGCCCGTCTCGCGATGCACGGACTGGATTTCCCGGCGCATATCCATCCGCAGCATCGCATCCAGACTGCTCAGCGGTTCGTCCATCAGCAGCAGCGCCGGCTGAGGTGCGATCGCCCGGGCAATCGCGACCCGCTGCTTCTGACCGCCGGACAGCTCATGAGGCATCCGCTTGGCGAGATGCGCGAGACCCACAAGCTGGAGCACCTCGTTAATCCGCTCGTCCTCCCGCTCGCGAATCGCCCGAGGCGTCTCCTTATGCGTCCGAATCGGAAACCGGACATGCTCATAAATATTCATATGCGGCCAGAGGGCAAAGTTCTGGAACACCATGCCGATTCGTCTTTTTTCCGGGGGAAGACTGGATCGGGAGGAAGCTACGACACTGCCGCCTATGGCAATCTCCCCGGAGGTCGGTTGTTCAAAGCCCGCTAGCATGCGCAGCAGAGTGGTTTTGCCACAACCCGAGGGACCTAGAATCGCTACGAATTCACCGTCCGCAATGTTTAAGTTGATGGATTGCAAAGCCTGAAAACTCCCGAATGTCTTACTCACCTGTTTCAATTGAATAGTCATGATGCACCCCTTTTCGGAAAGTAAATTTCTGAAGAAGTCCCAGCAATCCCGTGCCCGCAAAAATCAGGAATACGATGAGGCTGGACAAGGCCGTGGAATAAAGGGTGTTTCCGGCCTGTTCAAATCCGAAAATCGCTACTCCGATCGTCTGGGAACCCGAAGAGTAGAGCAGTGCCGAAACCGTTAATTCGGTCAGCGCCGTCAGAAAGACGAGCAGCGCTCCGCTAAGCAGCCCTGGCAGCAGCAACGGCAGCAGGATTTTTCGCCAGCGCCGCCAGGCTCCGGCCCCAGAAATGCGCGCAGCTTCTTCCATGGAGGCGTCGACCTGCGCAAACGCGGTCACCCCTGCCCGAATTTGCAGAATGAGGAACCGGCAGACATAGGCGATAAATAAAATCGTTGTTGTTCCGTAGATGCCCGGATTCCAGCCCGGGATTGGCTCCATCCATACAAGAATCATGGACAAGGCAAAGACAATGCCTGGCAGCGTATAAGGGACAGAGATCGCCAGCTCCGCCAGACGATTGATTTTCGAGGGTCTGCGCACCCGGAAATAAGCAAACAAGGTACCGATGATCAGGCAGACAATCAGGGTTGTCATGGAGAGCATCAGGCTGTTCAGAATCGACTTCCAGGTGGACGGATTGTCCAGCAGAATGTAGCGGTAATTATCCAGGGTCAAATTGCTGATGCCTTTGCCTCCATAGGATTTTTTAAGCGAAAGGGTAATCATCGAAAACAACGGAATGATCGTGATGAACATAAGACCGCCCCATA
This window harbors:
- a CDS encoding ABC transporter ATP-binding protein, which translates into the protein MTIQLKQVSKTFGSFQALQSINLNIADGEFVAILGPSGCGKTTLLRMLAGFEQPTSGEIAIGGSVVASSRSSLPPEKRRIGMVFQNFALWPHMNIYEHVRFPIRTHKETPRAIREREDERINEVLQLVGLAHLAKRMPHELSGGQKQRVAIARAIAPQPALLLMDEPLSSLDAMLRMDMRREIQSVHRETGSAIVYVTHDQGEALSMADRIVVMKDGQIEQVGTPQEIYLRPQTEFVARFVSKANLIQGSWSGNRFMPLGADPSTFWPGDAVADCFKSQGLYPVRPDQFRLEPAHTGGLYGEIVNVQFQGKEFNYDVRAAGQQWEVISPAAFKLHDQVTLHIPGVASKTSLGASSSAGSSSTPDAAPLQATSGW